From Bradyrhizobium erythrophlei:
AAACGCGTGACAACGGCCGGAAAGCCGGATTGTGACAATACCCGCAATGCGGGAAAGTGATGGAAACCGGACTTAGGCCGCTCAATTCGTGCCCGCGGGTTGCCACAACGCCAGCATTCCATCGAGGCTCAGGCGATCGACCGCCTGCGCCACGCCGGCCTGCTCGATCTGTCGCGCAATGGAGCTTAAACCGAGCGCATCGAGCGTAATCGAGGCTGCCGTTTTCAGAAAAGTCAGGTCGCCAAACCGCGGTTCGAGCTTGTAGTCGCGCACCGGAAGACCACTCTTGACTCCCTTTTCCGCGACCAGCCACGCGACGGCGGTTTTCTCGTCGCCGAGCTGATCGATCAGCTTGAGGTCGACCGCCTGGTGGCCGGTGAAGACCCGTCCATCGGCGACTTTATCGAGCAGTGCGTCATCCATGCCACGCCGCTCCTTCACCATGCCGCGAAACCACGCATAGGAATCCCTGACCAGCGAATCCAGCGCGGCGCGCGCTTCCGGGCTGGTCGGCTCAAAGCCGTTGGGAGCCGCTTTCAGCGGCGAAGACTTCACTTCCTCGACCTTGACGCCGACGGTTTTCAGCAAATCGGTGAAGTTTGGAAATTGAAACAACACGCCGATCGAGCCGACCAGCGAGGTTTGCTGGGCGACAATGTGATCGGCCGCGATCGCCGTGATGTAGCCGCCCGAGGCAGCCAATCCCTCGACCACCACCACCAGCGGCTTCTTCGCCTTCAACCGCGTCAGCGCGTCGTAAAGCTGTTCGGAGCCGGCCGTGGTGCCGCCGGGTGAATTGATGTGCACGACGACCGCCGGAACGTGCGAATTCTCCAGCCGCTCCAGCGCCTCGACGCGGTCATTGTCGCTGCGAATCAGGCCGTCGATATGAACGCGCGCAATCGCGCTCGAGGTTGTAAACGCGCTGCGGCCGCCGGGCGTCGCTATCGCGGCCATTCCGACAATCGCGGCGATCGCGACCACTGCGGCAGTCACCCGCCAGAACGTCAGCTTGCGGCGAATCCTGCGGCGATCGACGATCACGTCTGAATCAAGCGACATCGAAAATTCTCCCGGAAGCGGCTGTGAGGGGATCGCACGGTATTCTCTGCACAGCCCTAATATACCGTGCCCTGACTACATCAATTGCGATGCAATATGAAGAAAACAAGGCCCGAAAGCCGCAACGCCGCCTGAGTGGTCGTAGCCGGGATGGAGCAAA
This genomic window contains:
- the sppA gene encoding signal peptide peptidase SppA, whose product is MSLDSDVIVDRRRIRRKLTFWRVTAAVVAIAAIVGMAAIATPGGRSAFTTSSAIARVHIDGLIRSDNDRVEALERLENSHVPAVVVHINSPGGTTAGSEQLYDALTRLKAKKPLVVVVEGLAASGGYITAIAADHIVAQQTSLVGSIGVLFQFPNFTDLLKTVGVKVEEVKSSPLKAAPNGFEPTSPEARAALDSLVRDSYAWFRGMVKERRGMDDALLDKVADGRVFTGHQAVDLKLIDQLGDEKTAVAWLVAEKGVKSGLPVRDYKLEPRFGDLTFLKTAASITLDALGLSSIARQIEQAGVAQAVDRLSLDGMLALWQPAGTN